A portion of the Gigantopelta aegis isolate Gae_Host chromosome 10, Gae_host_genome, whole genome shotgun sequence genome contains these proteins:
- the LOC121384657 gene encoding phosphatidylinositol polyphosphate 5-phosphatase type IV-like, translating into MEEPLIEKTPPVKNSTKRLKKKSGLAKLVEKRKIALLSDAESEFGSGASIQRPNSHATTKQLEKVETVSKSETNGENVEFILCSTKDPSTIIVHRDKPRPKPRKRAKSSEQCKSDVDMDVDEGFDHDKKVTEDNLKGSQTDSTLHRLRNLRMATERSESVESLKSSPFIPKPPLTPRSSRGSSKGEKRIRDPSSSGEEADSHLKKSLFSTSPKKETNLVHNSGFILSSTSEKSQENSKKFFTSQKESTKKSCTAENTLDSFGTNNSAFTGTLGSISDLRVIAGEYKSILESDLSQSSILKEDDASHKPVKFLPPVTPNTRPPPLPNSFSSKVLRTAYKSDPMYSAKTVPNASECGTHSTIDNLSQRSFASTSVLQVITIKEARMRSYLNGNMSSASLLGSDELDRYFPDRRLHVFVGSWNMNEIKNAPPPESLNDFLLPESNDYVQDIYCIATQENGMSKSEWEIRLQETLGPSHVMFNSVTHGALHLAIFIRRDLIWYCSAPEEDSVSTRALTMVRTKGAVAMCFKFFGTSFLFINCHFTSDIDRKKERLNDYNKVIDGINLPKASGSSPGTSQSDVTSKFDCVYWCGDLNFRLERKKVAVEGMVSHIETQEFPNFETLLGGDQLSKMIVEDKIFQGFQEGRINFRPTYKFDVNTDTYDTSHKNRIPSYTDRILFRCKKKNTISCVHYDAVTSVKVSDHKPVFAVFQTVIKPGKDTFSLAPGHFDRAVYTEANKRRARNMMENRQLNTKHSALCSIQ; encoded by the exons ATGGAAGAACCATTGATTGAAAAGACACCTCCTGTTAAAAACTCAACAAAACGGCTGAAGAAAAAGAGTGGTCTAGCAAAATTGgtagagaaaagaaaaatagcATTATTATCAGATGCTGAAAGTGAGTTTGGCTCAGGTGCATCGATACAGCGACCCAATAGTCATGCTACAACAAAACAGTTAGAAAAGGTGGAAACAGTATCAAAATCTGAGACAAATGGTGAAAATGTGGAGTTTATTCTGTGCTCAACAAAAGATCCTAGTACTATCATTGTTCACAGAGATAAGCCAAGGCCCAAACCTAGAAAACGAGCTAAGAGCAGTGAACAATGCAAATCAGATGTGGATATGGATGTGGATGAAGGCTTTGATCATGATAAGAAAGTAACTGAGGACAATTTGAAAGGTTCCCAAACTGACTCGACTCTACATAGATTAAGAAATCTGAGGATGGCCACAGAAAGGTCTGAATCTGTTGAATCTCTGAAAAGTAGTCCTTTTATACCAAAACCTCCTTTAACACCTCGATCCTCCAGAGGCTCATCAAAGGGAGAGAAAAGAATCCGTGATCCGTCATCATCTGGAGAGGAGGCAGATTCACATCTTAAAAAGAGCTTATTCTCTACCAGTCCCAAGAAAGAGACAAACCTTGTGCATAATTCGGGTTTTATTTTGTCATCTACATCAGAGAAATCTCAAGAAAACAGCAAAAAGTTCTTCACTTCGCAGAAAGAGTCAACAAAAAAGAGTTGTACCGCTGAAAATACTTTAGATAGCTTTGGAACAAATAACTCGGCATTTACTGGAACTCTTGGATCAATATCTGATCTCCGGGTCATTGCTGGGGAATATAAAAGTATTCTGGAAAGTGACTTGTCTCAAAGCAGTATTTTAAAGGAAGATGATGCCTCACACAAACCTGTGAAATTTTTGCCTCCAGTAACACCTAACACCAGACCACCGCCTCTACCAAATAGCTTTTCTTCCAAAGTTTTAAGAACAGCTTACAAAAGTGACCCCATGTATAGTGCTAAAACTGTTCCTAATGCTTCGGAATGTGGCACTCACAGTACCATCGACAACTTGTCACAGAGATCTTTTGCTTCCACTAGTGTTCTTCAAGTTATTACTATTAAGGAAGCAAGGATGAG gaGTTATCTTAATGGTAACATGAGCTCAGCATCATTGCTTGGATCAGATGAACTTGATCGATACTTTCCTGACAGACGACTTCATGTATTTGTTGGGTCATGGAACATGAATGAAATTAAG AATGCTCCTCCTCCAGAGAGCTTGAATGATTTCCTGCTACCAGAATCAAATGACTATGTGCAGGACATCTACTGCATTGCCACACAGGAGAATGGAATGTCAAA aaGTGAATGGGAGATTAGGCTACAAGAGACACTTGGACCATCCCATGTCATGTTTAATTCCGTCACCCACGGAGCCTTGCATCTTGCCATTTTTATACGCAGAGATCTCATATGGTATTGTTCAG ccCCGGAAGAGGACAGTGTCTCAACACGAGCATTGACAATGGTTAGGACTAAAGGTGCTGTTGCCATGTGTTTCAAATTTTTTGGGAcatcatttctcttcatcaacTGTCATTTTACTT CTGACATTGACCGTAAGAAGGAACGTTTGAATGACTACAATAAAGTTATTGATGGAATTAATCTCCCTAAGGCTTCAGGATCTTCCCCAGGAACTAGTCAGA GTGATGTCACATCAAAGTTTGACTGTGTGTACTGGTGTGGAGATTTGAATTTCCGATTAGAGCGAAAGAAAGTGGCTGTTGAAGGTATGGTCTCGCACATAGAGACACAAGAATTTCCAAACTTTGAGACTCTTCTTGGGGGAGACCAACTTAGCAAAATGATTGTTGAAg ATAAAATATTCCAGGGCTTCCAGGAAGGCAGAATAAATTTCCGTCCAACCTACAAGTTTGATGTAAACACGGACACCTACGACACATCACACAAAAACAGAATTCCTTCCTATACT GATCGTATTTTGTTCCGCTGCAAGAAAAAGAATACAATCTCATGTGTCCATTATGATGCTGTGACCAGTGTTAAGGTGTCCGACCACAAACCAGTGTTTGCCGTGTTTCAGACAGTAATCAAGCCTGGCAAGGACAC tttcagtTTGGCACctggtcattttgacagagCAGTGTACACAGAAG CAAACAAGAGACGTGCACGTAACATGATGGAGAACAGGCAACTCAACACCAAACACAGTGCTTTGTGTTCCATACAATGA